A region of Neovison vison isolate M4711 chromosome 7, ASM_NN_V1, whole genome shotgun sequence DNA encodes the following proteins:
- the HRAS gene encoding GTPase HRas isoform X1, with product MTEYKLVVVGAGGVGKSALTIQLIQNHFVDEYDPTIEDSYRKQVVIDGETCLLDILDTAGQEEYSAMRDQYMRTGEGFLCVFAINNTKSFEDIHQYREQIKRVKDSDDVPMVLVGNKCDLAARTVESRQAQDLARSYGIPYIETSAKTRQGVEDAFYTLVREIRQHKVRKLSPPDEGGPGCMSCKCLLS from the exons ATGACGGAATATAAGCTTGTGGTGGTGGGCGCTGGAGGCGTGGGGAAAAGTGCCCTGACCATCCAGCTGATCCAGAACCACTTTGTGGATGAGTACGACCCCACCATCGAG GACTCCTACCGGAAGCAAGTGGTTATCGACGGGGAGACGTGCCTGCTGGACATCCTGGACACGGCGGGCCAGGAGGAGTACAGCGCCATGCGGGATCAGTACATGCGCACCGGGGAGGGCTTCCTGTGTGTGTTTGCCATCAACAACACCAAGTCCTTTGAGGACATCCACCAGTACAG GGAGCAGATCAAGCGAGTGAAGGACTCCGATGACGTGCCCATGGTGCTGGTGGGGAACAAGTGTGACCTGGCTGCCCGCACCGTGGAGTCCCGGCAGGCACAGGACCTCGCCCGTAGCTACGGCATCCCCTACATTGAGACGTCAGCTAAGACGCGCCAG GGCGTGGAGGATGCCTTCTACACGCTGGTGCGCGAGATTCGGCAGCACAAGGTGCGGAAGCTGAGCCCGCCCGACGAGGGGGGCCCCGGCTGCATGAGCTGCAAGTGTCTGCTGTCCTGA
- the HRAS gene encoding GTPase HRas isoform X2: protein MTEYKLVVVGAGGVGKSALTIQLIQNHFVDEYDPTIEDSYRKQVVIDGETCLLDILDTAGQEEYSAMRDQYMRTGEGFLCVFAINNTKSFEDIHQYREQIKRVKDSDDVPMVLVGNKCDLAARTVESRQAQDLARSYGIPYIETSAKTRQGSRSGSGSSSGTLWDPPGPP, encoded by the exons ATGACGGAATATAAGCTTGTGGTGGTGGGCGCTGGAGGCGTGGGGAAAAGTGCCCTGACCATCCAGCTGATCCAGAACCACTTTGTGGATGAGTACGACCCCACCATCGAG GACTCCTACCGGAAGCAAGTGGTTATCGACGGGGAGACGTGCCTGCTGGACATCCTGGACACGGCGGGCCAGGAGGAGTACAGCGCCATGCGGGATCAGTACATGCGCACCGGGGAGGGCTTCCTGTGTGTGTTTGCCATCAACAACACCAAGTCCTTTGAGGACATCCACCAGTACAG GGAGCAGATCAAGCGAGTGAAGGACTCCGATGACGTGCCCATGGTGCTGGTGGGGAACAAGTGTGACCTGGCTGCCCGCACCGTGGAGTCCCGGCAGGCACAGGACCTCGCCCGTAGCTACGGCATCCCCTACATTGAGACGTCAGCTAAGACGCGCCAG GGCAGCcgctctggctctggctccagCTCCGGGACCCTCTGGGACCCTCCGGGACCCCCGTGA